Within Thermococcus indicus, the genomic segment AGGTCGGCGAGGACAGGGAAAAGAAGAAGATAATCAGGACCTACGGCGGAAACAGGAAGGTCAGGCTCATCGAGGCCCTCTACGCCAACGTCTTCGACGGCGGAAAGGGCAAGAAGGTCAAGATACTCAACGTCGTCGAGAACCCGGCCAACAGGCAGTACGTCAGGAGAAACATAATCACCAAGGGCGCTATCGTCGAGACCGAGGCCGGCAGGGCCATAGTCACCAGCAGGCCCGGCCAGGACGGCGTCGTCAACGCGGTTCTCATCAAGGAGGAGAGCGCCTGAATTCTTTTCTCCTTTTAGTGTTATCGTTAAGTACCGTCAACCTGAAAACTTTACGCTACCGTTAACTTTTCTGGCTTTACGATGGTTAACGATGAACCATCTCGTACCTCCTCTGCGCACCTCTGCCTATGGCTCTTGCAAGGCCCAGGGCTTCGAGCTTTTCAAGCCTCTTTAACACGGCGGGCTTTGAGAGGCCAACGTACTCCGCTATCTCTCCGCTCCTCCTCGGGACTGTCAGGAACTCAAGGATTTTCCTGTCAGTATCATCCAAAAGCTCGCCGGTTTTCTTCTTGAAGACCACTTCAAAGCGGTTCGCACTGTTCTTAAACTCTACTTCCACGAGGCCGTGCTTCTTGCACTCCTCACGGATCAGTCTCAGACCGTAGCCGTACTTTTCGATGTAGCCCGCATCGTACATAAGTCCGCAGAGGTTCGGGTTCCTCGGCACGTGTTCGGGGTCTTCGAGATCCACTCCAGGCATCAGGCCCCCGGGGTTTCTTATTACAAGCCTATCGGGATGAATGAAAATCCTGACGTCCGCGGGGATTGCGTAGTTCCTGTGGGCGAAGGCGTTTATTATCGCCTCCCTAACGGCCCTTATGGGATACTCGGGCAGTTTGGTTCTCTTCGTTCCCATCACCACTTCTATCGTGCTGAACTGGGAAAGGAGCTCCGCGTACATCTCATCTATAACCTTCCATACCGGCCCCCTGAATTCCTTGCTCCACAGGGGTCTCTCTCCGTCCATTCTGACGATCCTGCCACCCGCGTGCGGTATGAACTCCTCGACATCGGTGAAAAACAGTACCCCTGCATTCGTCAGCTTGTTCCCTTTAATCGCCTTTGCACTCCTACGGTAACGGTTCCAGTCTTCCTTCGGGATACGTCTGCCTCGCGCTCTCTCCACCGCCGAGAAAAACCACTCAACGTATTCTTCCTTCATCTCCGACAGCTCTGCCGCCGGGAACTCATCCCAGGTAACCGCCCCCAGCTCGGCTGAAAGCATGAGAATCTCCTGGATTGAAAGGGGCCTTATCCCGGGGCCTATCCTGATGTAGGCAACTCCACCTATGGAGCAGAGGTTCCGGGACTTTGGAACCTCTATGACAAGAACGTTTCTGCCACCAAGCTCAAGCACGTGGGTTTTTACCTGCAGAGGAGGGGTGACGTTCTGGAGTGAGGAGGATATCGTTTCCCTGGCCTTTTTGATGTCACATCCCAAAACATTGCCCTCGTCGCTCACACCTATCAGAATGTAGCCTCCGTCGGCGTTTGCCATGGCGCATATCTCTCTGGCGATTTCAGGCGTTGCCCTGCGTTTGAACTCTATCCTCTCATTCTCTCCCTGGCGAATGAGTGCCAGAAGTTCGTTCACGTCCCTGATTACCGTTAAGTACCGTCAACCCTGAAAACTTTACGCTGCCGTTAACTTTTCTGGCTTTACGGTAGTTAACGGTATAAAAGAAGCGCGGTCAGAGCTCCAGCTCGTCCCTGTACTTCCTCAGCTCCCTCTCCATTATCCTCCTAGCCTGCTCCTCGACCATCGGTTTAACGAGCTCTATAACGCGCTCCTTCAGCTCGTCGAGTCCCTCACCGTTGAGCGCCGAGATTCTGAGGGGTTCGAGGCCTTTGGCCCTGACGAACTCCTCGACGGCCTTGATTTTCTCCTCATCGGCTATGTCCACCTTGTTGAGGACGACGATGAAGGGGAACTCCCCGAACTCGGCGTAGATTTCCTCGAACAGATGGGTCTGCTCTTCAATTGGATAACCGCAGTACTCGCTGGGGTCGAAGATGTAGACGATGACCTTTCCGAGGTGCTTTAAAGCGAGGATGGCCTGCCTCTCGACCTCGTTCCTCTCGCTCAGGGGTCTATCAAGCAGCCCGGGAGTGTCTATGACCTGGTATTTCAGGTAGTGCTCCTCGAACTGGCCAACGTTTATGCCCTTCGTTGTGAAGGGGTAGCTGGCGACCTCGGGTCTGGCGTTCGTCAGAACCCTGAGGAGCGTGCTCTTGCCGACGTTGGGATGGCCGGCTATCACGACCGTCGGAAGGTTGAGATCAACGACCGGGAGGTCTTTGAGGACGTTTCTGGCCTGGTTGAGGTACTCGAGGTCATCTGCTATATCCCTGATGACGTCGGCGACGCGGCCGTAGAACTGCCTTCGGAGCCTTGACATCTCGTCCGGGTCGCGCGAGTATCGTATCTTCTCGACGTAGCGCTGTTCGAGGTTTCTAATGGTTTTTATGGCCCAGTTCACGTGGGCCAGGGAGCGGTGGAACTGGTCGCGGTCAACGAGCGTATCGACCAGCTCCCTGTAGAACGGGGGAAGTTCTGAAACCCCCGGTGTCCTGTCCAGCAGTTTCCTCAGGTTGTCGCGGATGACGTTGGAGATCGTTCTGATTCTCAGCTCCTCCCTCTGCCTGGCCTTGGCCCTGGGGCCGCCCTTGGGGGTGAGGGCCGAGGCCGCCTTCTCCGCCCTCCTGAAGGCCTTGTCAATAATCTCGTCAGCGGTAAGCACCGTCGGCATCTTTTCAAAGGGGTTCTTCATCTCTCTCACCTCTCCTCTTCTCTTTTCTCTCGCGGTGCTTAGCTTTTCGGCCGGGTATTTAAAGGTTCGCTAAAGTTCGATGACCCTGCCGACGTGGAGGGGTTCAATCCTCTCGCCCAGCCCCGCCTTCAGGAATGCATACTCGTCCAGCCCCGTGCAGTGGCCGGCGTAGAGCCTTTCGGCGTCGATTTCCTCGACGACTTCATTGAGAAGCTCTTTTTTGGCGCCCCTCAGGTGGAGTCCCCCTATCAACGCCCTGACCGGCTTCCCAAGAACGTCCTCCGCGTGCCACGCTATGTTCAGAACCCCGGAGTGACCGCAGCCGGTGACGACGGCGACCCCGTCTCCCAGGTCGATGATCAGAGTGATATCATCGGGGACCGGGTCTCTGATGAGGCGGCCGTTCTCCTCAACGTAGCCGACGGCCCTGTCCCACGTGCGCCGCGGTATTTCCCCGGAACTCCAGAGTCCCGGCGCAAACTCGAAGGGCTCTTCTTTCAGGATGAACTCGGCCCCGAGCCCCTCAAGCTCCCCCCTGTCAAAGGGGATCCCTATATCCCTCCTGTGGGGTTTCACTGCCACCCTGAGCCGGAAGATTCCCGGGTGGGCGATAACCCTCACCGGCTCCTCCCGCGCATTTAAAAACGCCTTCAGTCCGCCGGTATGGTCGTAGTGCCCGTGGGTTATAAAGACGAAGTCTATTTCCCCGGGATCGATTCCAAGCTCGGCCATGTTGCCGAGGAGCACCTCCCCGTCGGTTCCTGTGTCGATGAGCACCCTCCTGCCCCTGTGCTCCAGGAGGGCGGAGAATCCGTGCCCGCCCAGGAGGCCCTTCACGAACCCGGCATGGTTCTCGTAGATCACGGTCAGCCTCATCCGAATCCCTCGAAAAGTTTATGTTTTAGGCCGTTTAAATTCTTCTGTGGTTGCCATGATATCGCCCGTGGACTACGTTGCACCGCTGATTTCCGGGATGATAATCGCGCTTGGCTCCTGGCTCCCGGTCGGTCCGGAGGGTCACTCCTTCACGGCCCTTCTGGGGGTTATTGCACCCTCGTACGGGGATTATCTCGTCCCCTCATATCTGGGTGTGACGTTCGCTGTCCTCTTCTATTTCAGGGAGCTGATAGCGCTCGGCTCCCAAAATGCAATTAAGAGACGTCTTGATTCGGACACGATGTACTTAATCTACGCCTCCGCCTTCACCCTGGTGGTGGGGTACCCCGTCCTGAGGACGGTTTCCGACGCAGTGGGGCCCGGTGCCTCCGACCTGATAAACGCGATCGCAGGCCTCGGGATGATCCTGGTGGGTCTCCTGGCCGGTACGCGCGTTCGGGCACCCCTCGAAGGGATCGAAAGCAGCATCCGGGAGAAAAAGGATGAGGCCACCCTGGTGGATGCGGTGGTATCGGGACTGGCCCAGGGCGTCGCCCTAATAGGGGGGCTCTCGAGGAGCGGCTTTGTTCTCCTCGGTCTTGTGTGCACAGGGATGGACGTAAAGCGGGCCCTTGAGCTGAGCTTCCTGGTAGCCCCTGCATATCTGGTCCTGAAGCTCGCTTTCATGGGAGGATGGGATCCGGAGCTTCCCGTTGCGCTGCTCTTCACCGCGTTCCTGGCGGCGTTCGTGGTGAGCTTTGTGACGATGAAGCTCCTCCTCAAACTTGCCGGCGCGGTGGGGAGGCGGATGTTCCTCGTGTCCTTCGGTTTAATCGCAATCGTGGTCTACCTGATGGGGGTGGTCATGTGAAGGCTGTTGTTCTCGCCGCGGGAAAGGGTGAAAGGCTCAGGCCGCTGACGGATGACAGGCCCAAGGTCATACTCAAGGTGGCCAACAGACCTATAATCGGTTACGTCCTTGAGAACCTCGACCCTTTCGTGGATGAGTTCATCATCGTTGTTCGCTACGAGAAGGAGAAGCTGATCAAGGCCCTGGGAGATGAGTTCAACGGCAAGCCAATAACCTACGTCGAGCAGCTGCCCGGCGAGGGGACTGCCAAGGCAATAGAGTCCGCCCGGGAGCACGTCGGGGAAGAGGAGTTCATAGTGGCCAACGGCGACATTTACTTCGAGATCGAGGGTGTAAAGGATCTCATAGGGGCCTTCAGGAGGGAAAAGGCCGACGCGGCCATTCTGGTTAAAGAGTTCGATGACCTCAGTCACTTTGGCAAGATTGAGGTCGAGGGGAGCCTCGTTTCCGGTGTGAAGGAGAAACCCGGGAAGGTTTCGGGCTACGCCAACCTCGGCGTTTACATATTCAGGCCCGAGGTCTTTGAGTTCATCGGGAAAACCCCCGTGAGCAAGCGCGGTGAGTACGAGATAACGGACACCCTCAACCTCATGATAGGGGCGGGCAGAAGGGTGGCATATGCGGTTTACTCCGGCTACTGGAACGACATAGGCAGGCCCTGGAACCTCCTTGAGCTCAACGAATACCTCCTGAGGAATAAACTGCGGCACGAAATACGGGGTATAGTGGAGGAAGGGGCCACGATAGTCCCGCCGGTTGAAATTGGGGAGGGCACAGTCGTCCGGAGCGGGGCGTACATCGTGGGTCCGGTTAAGATAGGAAGGAACTCCAGAATTGGACCCAACTGCTTCATACGGCCCGCCACCAGCATAGGGGACGGCTGTCACGTGGGCAACGCGGTGGAGGTCAAGAACTCCATAATAATGGACAGCAGCAACGCACCCCACCTCAACTACGTCGGTGACTCGATAATCGGGGAGAACACCAACCTGGGTGCCGGGACGATAACCGCGAACCTCAGGCACGACAGGGGCAACGTGAAGGTTGAGGTTAAGGGCAAGCTCGAGGACAGCGGCAGGCACAAGCTCGGCGCGATAATCGGCCACAACGTCAAGGTGGGCATAAACGTCAGCATCTACCCTGGAAGGAAGATAGGGAGCAACTCTTTTATTGGTCCGGGTGTGATAGTTGATAGAAACGTGCCACCCGGGCACATTGTCACCGTGAAGCAGGAGAAAACGGTGATGATGAGATGAACGCTGAGTCATTGGTTCCCTACCTCAACTTTATTTCGAGGTGGGTTCTCTTCGCGGCCGTTTTTTATAAGGCCTACCGGACCCGGGAAAAAGGATGGGTCTTGCTAACGGCCGCGTTTTTCATAGATGCCCTCGACGTTGAGAGTTACATCCTTGAGCCGCTGGGAATTACGATGCATCCCGATGCCTACGCAATCGCCGCCAAGATTCCGAACTTCATCATAGCATTTCTGGTGGTTTGGGGGGCGGTTCATTTAAAACACGGGGAGAGCAAACTCAAGCATGTGGTTTACATCTCCCTGTTCGCGGTGGTCTCATACATATGGCTCCTCCTGCTGGCCACGGATATCCTAGACGATCCAACAACGCGGGCCATCCTTCCGTCCCTCGCATTCGGCGGTGCTCTCATCTACGTTGGTAACGTGCTGAGGAAATACGTTGTGTCACACCACTGGGTCGAGATGATGTTCCCGTGGGGGTTGATACTTCTCGGGGCGCTCAACCTGACATACCCCGTGACTAGGTTCATCAGCTGGTTCGCGCCTATCGGCTTCTTTATGGGTGCGGTGTTCAGGCTAATGGCCGCCATAGGGGCAACGAAATTTGTGTTCTACCCTCTGACTCCAGTGGTACCCTCCACCGACGTGAAAATACCTCCCGGGGCGTATCTCTTCCCAACACGGGAGGACGTGGTTCACAGATTCGGGACAGTGTGGGATAAACCGGGCGTCATACTCATAACCCGTGAGGACGTGGGGATGCTCAAAGAAAGCATCCACCCCAACACGCTGGTGTTCTGGATAACCCGCGCGAAGGAAGGTAAGCTGGAGGAGTCCCCGACAATCTACGCCATGGGTCCGACGAAGATAGATATCCTGACCGATCTCATAACCCGTGCCGTCGGTCAGGGCTACAGTCTGGTTTATATCGATGCCTTTGAGTATCTGATGCTTGAAAATGGATTCGAGAATACCGTTAAGTTCCTGCTTAACGTTAAGGACCGGGTAGTCAGCTCTGAGGGCACCATCATACTGGTCGCCAACCTTAATACCCTGGAACCGCGCCAGAGAAGGATACTTGAGAGGGAATTCAGTCACTGACTCCCCTTCCCATGGGGCACTCCCGGGAGAAAAGACGATGAAAAGCTGGAGTGAAATCACTCCAGTCCCAATTTTTCGATGAACCTCTTGTAGTAGCGGGTGTCGTGCTCCAGCTCGGCCTTCTGGAGCAGCTGCCTCTCGATGGCCCTCAGCGCGTCGTGAACGGCCTGTATGGCGCCCCAGGTTTCGCCGGTGGCTATGAAAACTCCCCTGTCAGTGACCACACGCATCCTGGCCTGGTAAAGGTGCACGCCGCGGAATTTCTCGTTGAAGCGCCTTATGTAGAGGTAGATTATGCCCTCCTGGCCCAGAAGGTCCTCGTAGCCGTCAACGAAGCGCCTGACGTCCTCTATGATGCGCTCCCTCGTGAAGTCGCTGAGTATCTCCGCATCACCGCCCAGCTGGAGGTAGAAGCGGGCCTCTTTCTCA encodes:
- a CDS encoding 30S ribosomal protein S8e, translating into MAIWQGRSLKKPSGGRIILARKKRKRELGREPAFTKVGEDREKKKIIRTYGGNRKVRLIEALYANVFDGGKGKKVKILNVVENPANRQYVRRNIITKGAIVETEAGRAIVTSRPGQDGVVNAVLIKEESA
- a CDS encoding AlbA family DNA-binding domain-containing protein; this translates as MNELLALIRQGENERIEFKRRATPEIAREICAMANADGGYILIGVSDEGNVLGCDIKKARETISSSLQNVTPPLQVKTHVLELGGRNVLVIEVPKSRNLCSIGGVAYIRIGPGIRPLSIQEILMLSAELGAVTWDEFPAAELSEMKEEYVEWFFSAVERARGRRIPKEDWNRYRRSAKAIKGNKLTNAGVLFFTDVEEFIPHAGGRIVRMDGERPLWSKEFRGPVWKVIDEMYAELLSQFSTIEVVMGTKRTKLPEYPIRAVREAIINAFAHRNYAIPADVRIFIHPDRLVIRNPGGLMPGVDLEDPEHVPRNPNLCGLMYDAGYIEKYGYGLRLIREECKKHGLVEVEFKNSANRFEVVFKKKTGELLDDTDRKILEFLTVPRRSGEIAEYVGLSKPAVLKRLEKLEALGLARAIGRGAQRRYEMVHR
- a CDS encoding NOG1 family protein, with the translated sequence MKNPFEKMPTVLTADEIIDKAFRRAEKAASALTPKGGPRAKARQREELRIRTISNVIRDNLRKLLDRTPGVSELPPFYRELVDTLVDRDQFHRSLAHVNWAIKTIRNLEQRYVEKIRYSRDPDEMSRLRRQFYGRVADVIRDIADDLEYLNQARNVLKDLPVVDLNLPTVVIAGHPNVGKSTLLRVLTNARPEVASYPFTTKGINVGQFEEHYLKYQVIDTPGLLDRPLSERNEVERQAILALKHLGKVIVYIFDPSEYCGYPIEEQTHLFEEIYAEFGEFPFIVVLNKVDIADEEKIKAVEEFVRAKGLEPLRISALNGEGLDELKERVIELVKPMVEEQARRIMERELRKYRDELEL
- a CDS encoding MBL fold metallo-hydrolase; the encoded protein is MRLTVIYENHAGFVKGLLGGHGFSALLEHRGRRVLIDTGTDGEVLLGNMAELGIDPGEIDFVFITHGHYDHTGGLKAFLNAREEPVRVIAHPGIFRLRVAVKPHRRDIGIPFDRGELEGLGAEFILKEEPFEFAPGLWSSGEIPRRTWDRAVGYVEENGRLIRDPVPDDITLIIDLGDGVAVVTGCGHSGVLNIAWHAEDVLGKPVRALIGGLHLRGAKKELLNEVVEEIDAERLYAGHCTGLDEYAFLKAGLGERIEPLHVGRVIEL
- a CDS encoding undecaprenyl-diphosphate phosphatase, which translates into the protein MISPVDYVAPLISGMIIALGSWLPVGPEGHSFTALLGVIAPSYGDYLVPSYLGVTFAVLFYFRELIALGSQNAIKRRLDSDTMYLIYASAFTLVVGYPVLRTVSDAVGPGASDLINAIAGLGMILVGLLAGTRVRAPLEGIESSIREKKDEATLVDAVVSGLAQGVALIGGLSRSGFVLLGLVCTGMDVKRALELSFLVAPAYLVLKLAFMGGWDPELPVALLFTAFLAAFVVSFVTMKLLLKLAGAVGRRMFLVSFGLIAIVVYLMGVVM
- the glmU gene encoding bifunctional sugar-1-phosphate nucleotidylyltransferase/acetyltransferase, yielding MKAVVLAAGKGERLRPLTDDRPKVILKVANRPIIGYVLENLDPFVDEFIIVVRYEKEKLIKALGDEFNGKPITYVEQLPGEGTAKAIESAREHVGEEEFIVANGDIYFEIEGVKDLIGAFRREKADAAILVKEFDDLSHFGKIEVEGSLVSGVKEKPGKVSGYANLGVYIFRPEVFEFIGKTPVSKRGEYEITDTLNLMIGAGRRVAYAVYSGYWNDIGRPWNLLELNEYLLRNKLRHEIRGIVEEGATIVPPVEIGEGTVVRSGAYIVGPVKIGRNSRIGPNCFIRPATSIGDGCHVGNAVEVKNSIIMDSSNAPHLNYVGDSIIGENTNLGAGTITANLRHDRGNVKVEVKGKLEDSGRHKLGAIIGHNVKVGINVSIYPGRKIGSNSFIGPGVIVDRNVPPGHIVTVKQEKTVMMR
- a CDS encoding DUF835 domain-containing protein, with the protein product MNAESLVPYLNFISRWVLFAAVFYKAYRTREKGWVLLTAAFFIDALDVESYILEPLGITMHPDAYAIAAKIPNFIIAFLVVWGAVHLKHGESKLKHVVYISLFAVVSYIWLLLLATDILDDPTTRAILPSLAFGGALIYVGNVLRKYVVSHHWVEMMFPWGLILLGALNLTYPVTRFISWFAPIGFFMGAVFRLMAAIGATKFVFYPLTPVVPSTDVKIPPGAYLFPTREDVVHRFGTVWDKPGVILITREDVGMLKESIHPNTLVFWITRAKEGKLEESPTIYAMGPTKIDILTDLITRAVGQGYSLVYIDAFEYLMLENGFENTVKFLLNVKDRVVSSEGTIILVANLNTLEPRQRRILEREFSH